The proteins below are encoded in one region of Patescibacteria group bacterium:
- a CDS encoding ABC transporter permease subunit — protein sequence MKRSQWLVPLVTLTFLLVACEVSLTLARVSTFIFPKPTLIVKALVENWGWIVANLQVTAMEAVVGFALSIVLGITLSTVCLFVPQAENLVVPFAIAIRNVPFVALAPILFMTMGYGPWPKIIIVMIVSFFPIMTNLTAGFASAEVAQKERFFVWRATRWQMFVKLQLPSAIPYFVAGLEIAVSNIIIAAIVGELMGTTKGLGLVIIMAVSQYRFPLLMATVVVTTALSIVTTWLLRQAMRIAFSPWN from the coding sequence ATGAAAAGGTCACAATGGCTGGTACCGCTGGTGACCCTCACCTTCCTGCTTGTGGCCTGCGAAGTGTCACTGACGCTGGCGCGAGTATCAACCTTCATTTTCCCCAAGCCAACGCTGATCGTCAAAGCGTTGGTTGAAAACTGGGGTTGGATCGTTGCCAACTTGCAAGTCACAGCCATGGAAGCAGTTGTCGGTTTCGCCCTTAGTATTGTGCTTGGGATAACACTGTCGACGGTTTGTCTGTTTGTCCCGCAAGCCGAGAACCTCGTCGTGCCTTTCGCCATCGCCATTCGCAATGTGCCGTTTGTTGCTTTGGCGCCGATTCTCTTCATGACGATGGGATATGGTCCCTGGCCCAAGATCATCATCGTTATGATCGTTAGTTTCTTTCCAATCATGACCAATCTTACGGCTGGATTTGCAAGCGCAGAAGTCGCTCAAAAGGAAAGATTCTTTGTATGGCGAGCGACCCGTTGGCAGATGTTTGTCAAGCTTCAACTGCCTTCGGCTATCCCGTATTTTGTGGCAGGGTTGGAAATCGCGGTTAGTAACATCATCATTGCCGCGATCGTTGGCGAATTGATGGGAACGACCAAGGGCTTAGGATTGGTCATTATTATGGCCGTGTCCCAGTACCGGTTTCCTTTGCTGATGGCAACCGTAGTGGTTACGACAGCACTGTCAATTGTGACTACATGGTTGCTACGCCAGGCAATGCGAATTGCCTTTTCACCTTGGAATTAA